The following are encoded together in the Anabrus simplex isolate iqAnaSimp1 chromosome 5, ASM4041472v1, whole genome shotgun sequence genome:
- the LOC137500958 gene encoding uncharacterized protein, whose product MRNKDSEKPKPVVFLDETWIFMNGSPTYSWNKPHKSGHDVQGVIRRPVSEGGRLVIVHAGTKDGFVPGADLIFATNLKRNQDYHGAMNSEKFQMWVKTQLIVGLRNIGPCVIVMDNAPYHCKLVEHQPTTKWRKDQLVSWLRRPAPRPFEPLSQVWRLES is encoded by the exons atgcgtaataaggacagtgagaaaccaaaacctgttgttttcttggatgagacttggatttttatgaatg ggtcacccacatactcctggaataaaccacacaaatctggacatgatgttcaaggagtaattcgtcgacctgtgtctgagggaggaagactggttattgttcatgctggaacgaaggatggctttgtacctg gtgctgatttgatatttgctacaaacttgaagagaaatcaggattaccatggtgctatgaacagtgagaaatttcagatgtgggtgaagacgcaattaatcgtaggattaagaaatataggaccctgtgttattgtaatggataatgcaccatatcactgtaagcttgttgagcatcaaccaacaacgaaatggaggaaggatcaattagtg tcatggttaagaaggccagcgcctcgaccgtttgagccactcagccaggtgtggaggctagagagctga